In the genome of Fusobacterium sp., one region contains:
- a CDS encoding ABC transporter substrate-binding protein, with translation MLKKLFLLIFTINTIVFGKVPQRAVSASQFTTEILLAIGAENQMAGTAFLDNAILPELEEKYKKIPILSNKYPSKETFYSVNPDFVTGWKSLSAPANLGTVEELNSNGVEVFFMKSLESSDINDVFSDITELGKIFDKEKNAENIVFTMKENLEKIKEKLPKEKIRIFPYDGGETAPFVVGGSGIGNTVIELAGGENIFKDIRASFGNGTWEKVLIEDPDMILIIDYGDNTIDKKIEYLKEKSPIKELDAVKNERFAVIGLVDISAGIRNIDAVKKLAKMFHNVEISIKGEI, from the coding sequence ATGTTAAAAAAATTATTTTTATTAATATTTACAATAAATACAATTGTCTTTGGAAAAGTTCCACAAAGAGCTGTGTCAGCATCACAATTTACTACTGAAATTCTTCTTGCCATAGGAGCAGAGAACCAGATGGCAGGAACAGCTTTCCTTGATAATGCAATACTTCCAGAATTGGAAGAAAAGTATAAAAAGATTCCTATATTATCAAATAAATATCCAAGTAAAGAAACATTTTATTCAGTAAATCCTGATTTTGTTACAGGATGGAAATCACTAAGTGCACCAGCTAATTTAGGAACAGTAGAAGAATTAAATAGCAATGGAGTAGAAGTATTTTTTATGAAGTCTTTGGAAAGCAGTGATATAAATGATGTATTCAGCGATATTACGGAATTGGGAAAGATATTTGATAAAGAAAAAAATGCTGAAAATATTGTTTTCACTATGAAAGAGAATCTTGAAAAAATAAAAGAAAAACTCCCAAAAGAGAAGATAAGAATATTCCCATATGATGGAGGAGAAACAGCTCCCTTTGTTGTTGGAGGAAGTGGAATAGGAAATACTGTTATAGAACTGGCTGGAGGAGAAAATATATTTAAGGATATTAGGGCAAGTTTTGGAAATGGAACTTGGGAAAAAGTATTGATAGAGGATCCTGATATGATATTGATTATAGATTATGGAGATAATACTATTGATAAAAAAATAGAATATTTGAAAGAAAAATCACCTATAAAAGAATTGGATGCAGTAAAAAATGAGAGATTTGCAGTGATAGGGTTAGTAGATATATCAGCAGGAATAAGAAATATAGATGCAGTTAAAAAACTAGCAAAAATGTTTCATAATGTGGAGATAAGTATCAAAGGGGAGATTTAG